A genomic window from Cucurbita pepo subsp. pepo cultivar mu-cu-16 unplaced genomic scaffold, ASM280686v2 Cp4.1_scaffold003190, whole genome shotgun sequence includes:
- the LOC111786880 gene encoding 40S ribosomal protein S11-like produces STLLRNAVYLQFCCVQAGTYIDKKCPFTGTVSIRGRILAGTCHSAKMVRTIIVRRNYLHYVKKYQRYEKRHSNIPAHISPCFRVKEGDHVIIGQCRPLSKTVRFNVLKVIPAGSSTGKKAFAGI; encoded by the exons AGCACTTTGCTTCGCAACGCTGTTTACTTACAATTCTGTTGTGTTCAAGCAGGAACGTACATTGATAAGAAATGCCCCTTCACTGGAACTGTCTCTATTAGGGGCCGCATTTTAGCTGGAACTTGCCATAGTGCTAAGATGGTCAGAACCATTATTGTCAGGAGGAACTACCTACATTATGTCAAGAAGTATCAGAG GTATGAGAAAAGGCACTCCAACATTCCTGCCCATATTTCTCCTTGCTTTCGTGTGAAGGAGGGAGATCATGTTATTATTGGCCAATGCAG GCCATTGTCGAAGACAGTGAGGTTCAATGTGTTGAAGGTTATTCCTGCAGGATCCTCAACTGGGAAGAAAGCGTTTGCtggaatttaa